Proteins encoded by one window of Vampirovibrionales bacterium:
- the pilM gene encoding pilus assembly protein PilM has protein sequence MAQKKRNGSNVGVSITPQSIEVAVYHPKTFVIAQSATIATPPGVLSENGDHVEDPVHLGGLMREALSGLRPAVKTVNLSMPATLLRVVDMPKMGAQELYLSLSSEAERYKSFDDTEAIVDFHVLPALATTSPNMQRVIFGAVRKDTFLALRRACQVARVRPGAVDIEPLNTLRAMAGTGVLDSLTQQIGEDAYWGTIFVESDRVRFSLWQGSALMDLRELSMDTREFSVVEANSPLIFDLLDEIRRTAANTFPAIWLTDNLPAPIAQGLSQQLGVPVRPCVVGPSLRLEDPLRPAVVGAAMHSQVSFPFDFNFISGLKASSAQGKKDLPAAHEQEDDGPGPVLTIAAGVLTTVLMLLLWGGLSAFNGLMLGGQIHDLEAKQTALSSQSAQLQSEIEALKAKSGIRAKVVEIVEAAKIRNAVYVNLASDLKNRIPTKIWVYNVKAGDDLLIEGKGMSYQSVLRFAQQFDHLAYAKDVLIQSIREELDEGQKVFKFKIGGRTEIAKELLPPAAAPGSVQISISRKSGG, from the coding sequence ATGGCGCAGAAAAAACGCAACGGGTCCAACGTCGGGGTCTCCATCACCCCGCAATCAATCGAAGTGGCGGTCTATCACCCCAAAACGTTCGTCATCGCGCAATCCGCGACGATTGCCACGCCCCCCGGCGTCCTCTCCGAGAATGGCGACCACGTCGAAGACCCCGTCCACCTCGGCGGCCTGATGCGCGAAGCCCTCTCCGGCCTTCGTCCCGCCGTCAAAACCGTCAACCTGTCAATGCCCGCCACCCTGCTGCGCGTGGTCGACATGCCCAAAATGGGCGCGCAAGAACTCTATTTGTCGCTTTCGAGCGAAGCCGAGCGCTATAAGTCCTTCGACGACACCGAAGCAATTGTCGACTTCCACGTGTTGCCCGCGCTGGCGACCACGTCGCCCAACATGCAGCGCGTCATCTTTGGCGCCGTGCGCAAGGATACCTTTCTGGCCCTGCGCCGCGCCTGTCAGGTGGCCCGCGTGCGTCCGGGCGCCGTCGATATCGAACCCCTCAACACCTTGCGGGCGATGGCCGGTACCGGCGTCCTCGACAGCCTGACCCAGCAGATTGGCGAAGACGCTTACTGGGGCACGATTTTTGTAGAAAGCGATCGCGTGCGCTTTTCGCTCTGGCAGGGCAGCGCGCTCATGGATCTGCGCGAACTGAGCATGGACACGCGCGAATTCTCCGTCGTGGAAGCCAATTCGCCCCTGATTTTCGATCTGCTTGATGAAATCCGCCGCACGGCCGCCAACACGTTTCCCGCCATCTGGCTGACCGACAATCTGCCGGCGCCCATTGCTCAGGGCCTTTCCCAGCAGCTCGGCGTGCCGGTGCGTCCGTGCGTGGTCGGCCCCTCGCTGAGACTGGAAGACCCCTTGCGCCCGGCTGTCGTCGGCGCGGCGATGCATTCGCAGGTGAGCTTTCCGTTTGACTTCAATTTTATCAGCGGCTTGAAGGCCTCCTCGGCGCAAGGCAAAAAAGACCTTCCCGCTGCTCATGAACAAGAAGACGACGGCCCTGGTCCCGTCCTGACAATTGCAGCCGGCGTTCTGACCACGGTGCTGATGCTGCTCCTCTGGGGCGGTCTGTCCGCCTTCAATGGGCTGATGCTCGGCGGACAAATCCATGATCTGGAGGCCAAGCAAACGGCCCTGTCCTCTCAAAGCGCTCAGCTCCAGTCGGAAATCGAGGCGCTTAAAGCCAAAAGCGGCATCCGCGCCAAAGTGGTGGAGATTGTCGAGGCGGCTAAAATCCGCAACGCCGTCTACGTCAATCTGGCCTCGGACTTAAAGAACCGCATCCCCACCAAGATCTGGGTGTATAACGTCAAGGCGGGCGACGACCTGCTGATTGAAGGCAAGGGCATGAGCTATCAATCGGTGTTGCGCTTTGCCCAGCAATTTGATCATCTGGCGTACGCCAAAGACGTCTTGATCCAGAGCATCCGCGAGGAGCTGGACGAGGGTCAGAAAGTCTTCAAGTTCAAGATTGGCGGTCGTACGGAAATCGCCAAGGAGCTATTGCCTCCCGCCGCCGCCCCCGGCAGCGTCCAGATCTCCATATCGCGCAAATCGGGAGGTTAA
- a CDS encoding 2-hydroxyacid dehydrogenase yields the protein MRVAVFSAKAYDKRFLSEANEAFGYTFKFFEPHLDESTVRLASGYDAVCAFVHDDLSRPTLQALAEAGVKLVALRCAGYNNVDLAAAQEYNLTIVRVPAYSPHAVAEHAIALILGLNRRIYRAYNRVREGNFSLEGLMGFDLHGCTAGVVGTGKIGVLVAKILKNGFGCEVVAYDPYPSKACQDLGIAYASLPELLSQADIVSLHCPLSPETHHVINEASIQQMKPGAMLINTSRGALVDTRAAIEGLKSGQIGAMGLDVYEEEGDLFFEDLSTQVIQDDQFTRLLTFPNVLITGHQAFFTENAVRNIAETTLANIREFESGGPCANQVHAPQRRGA from the coding sequence ATGCGAGTGGCTGTCTTTAGCGCCAAGGCGTACGACAAACGGTTTCTATCTGAGGCCAACGAGGCCTTTGGCTATACGTTCAAGTTTTTTGAGCCGCATCTGGATGAATCGACCGTGCGGCTGGCGAGCGGTTATGACGCGGTTTGCGCATTCGTTCACGATGATCTTTCGCGCCCCACGCTTCAGGCGCTGGCAGAAGCAGGCGTCAAGCTGGTGGCGCTACGCTGCGCCGGGTATAACAACGTGGATCTGGCGGCTGCGCAAGAATACAACCTGACCATTGTGCGCGTGCCCGCCTATTCGCCGCATGCGGTCGCCGAGCACGCCATTGCGCTTATTCTGGGCCTGAATCGCCGCATTTACCGCGCCTATAACCGCGTGCGCGAAGGCAATTTTTCGCTCGAAGGCCTCATGGGCTTCGACCTGCACGGCTGCACCGCCGGGGTCGTCGGCACGGGCAAAATCGGCGTGCTGGTGGCGAAAATCCTGAAAAACGGCTTCGGCTGCGAAGTCGTCGCCTATGACCCATACCCTTCCAAAGCCTGTCAGGATCTGGGCATCGCTTACGCCTCACTGCCGGAGCTCCTGTCGCAGGCCGATATCGTCTCGCTGCACTGTCCGCTGAGCCCGGAGACGCATCATGTCATTAACGAGGCGTCGATTCAGCAGATGAAGCCCGGCGCGATGCTGATCAACACCAGTCGCGGGGCGCTGGTAGATACGCGCGCGGCCATCGAAGGGCTGAAGTCTGGGCAGATCGGCGCGATGGGTCTGGATGTCTACGAAGAAGAGGGCGACCTGTTTTTCGAGGATCTCTCCACCCAGGTGATTCAGGATGACCAGTTTACGCGTCTGCTGACGTTTCCCAATGTGCTGATCACGGGTCACCAGGCGTTTTTTACGGAAAACGCCGTGCGCAACATCGCCGAAACCACGCTGGCCAACATCCGCGAATTCGAGTCCGGCGGCCCCTGCGCCAATCAGGTCCACGCGCCCCAGCGACGGGGCGCGTGA